Proteins from a single region of Mailhella massiliensis:
- a CDS encoding oligopeptide/dipeptide ABC transporter ATP-binding protein yields MGVLLITHDLGVVAEAADDVAVMYAGELVEQAPVAAFFERPLHPYSEGLMSCAPLLGNHDSRRLPSIPGMVPLPSELPEGCAFRPRCPCASEECLTAPPLRTMGEGHLVRCWNPLA; encoded by the coding sequence ATGGGCGTGCTGCTCATCACCCATGATCTCGGCGTGGTGGCGGAAGCCGCAGACGATGTGGCCGTGATGTACGCCGGAGAACTGGTGGAGCAGGCCCCGGTCGCCGCCTTCTTCGAGCGCCCCCTCCACCCCTACTCCGAAGGTCTCATGTCATGCGCGCCGCTTCTGGGCAACCACGACAGCCGTCGCCTGCCATCCATTCCCGGCATGGTTCCCCTGCCTTCGGAACTGCCGGAAGGCTGCGCCTTCCGCCCACGCTGTCCCTGCGCTTCCGAAGAATGCCTGACGGCTCCCCCCCTTCGGACCATGGGCGAAGGGCATCTCGTACGCTGCTGGAACCCCCTCGCATAA